The window ATCTCCGGATCGAACGGCACCGTATACCCGGTCTCCTGAGAAGGCAGAACGGCTCCACCCCGCTCCAGGAGTCTTTTGACGAACTGCCTGAGAACACCTGCCAATACCGGCTCGCCGGGACCGTGATCGGTCGGCAGGAGCGTATGGCTTCCCAACCGTTCAGGGCGGTGGAACTCGGTGAAATAGGACATGAAGGGCATGACCAGTGCAGCCGTCGCATTGCCGCCCAAGAAGCCGTAGCGCTCGACCAGAATCGTGTGAGCGCCGGTGGCCGCCGCACCCAGGGCCGCCCCGATTCCCGCTGGTCCGCCTCCGACCACCAGTACGTCACAGCTGCCTGCCACCCGGGCGGTGCGAGGCGGAAGGGGTACAGAGTGGATTGCGTCGGGGCGGGGTAGTACCGGCATGGGAGTCTCCTTATCCGGGGTGATGACGTTGCAGGAGTTCCATCAGAATCCGGTGAGACTCGCGGGCGCGATCCTGCAGCATCGGAACGGTACGGTCGATGCGGTTGGCCAGAGAACGGCGTCGATCCCAGGAACGATCGATGTGGGCGAGCAAGCGGCCGGCATTGACCCTGTCTATTGGAGGCATCTCCGCCCCGATCTGTTCCAGAAAACCACCCACTTTTGTGGCGTAGGGCAGGGCGACAAAGGGCACCCGGCCAAGGGCCGCCAGTATGAGGAAATGCAGCCGCATGCCGACGGCGAAATCGAAATGGCCAATCAGGGTCAGTAGTTGACCGGAGGTGTATTCTCCCTTGAGTACGGTCGCGCTTTGAGGGCAGAGCATTTTTGAGATAACGGCATGGCTGTGCTGCATATCGAGCACGCCGCGCTCCATGGGGATGAACACCACCTGAGCACCAAAACGGTCCACCATGTAGTCGGCCGCATTGGCGAGTAACTGGTGGTAGACGTCCTGGCTGACGTCGGGTGCAGCGGCGCCCGGTTCGCGTACCGACATACCCACCATCGGGCCGTCCTGTTTCAGGTTTTCGCTAGCCAGGGCCTGCCTGGGCAGTGGTTCGGGTTTCAGAAGCAGCGCCGGGTCCGCCGTGACCTGAATGTCGTGTCGGACACCGGTCTCTTCCAGCACCTGGCGTGCGGCGGCTTCCCGCACGGTGATGACTTCCGTGCGATCGAGCACCTCACGTACGGCTGTCTGGACCGCAGCATCCCGTAGTGGCCCGGCTCCTATGGCATAGACCATGACGGGAACGCCCAATTCCTGGGCCAGAGTGGCTTCGCGTAAAAAGGTCCGCGCTTCGGCGTCGAACAGGAGCCCGCCTCCGCCGACGATCAGCAGATCCAGTCCCTCCACCAGCTTGCTTAGTTCATCTCGGGAGAGTCGTCGTGTCGAGATGGCATGATCCACAGCATGACGCTGGCGAGTGTCCTCCCTATCTCGAGAGAAGACCGTGATCTCCGCTTCTGTGGATTCCCGCAGTTGGGTGACGATGCTTTGCAGGATGGCTTCATCTCCAAGATTAAGCCCACCATAGGATCCGGTGATCCCTATCCGGTACTTGTACTGATTCCTGGTCATGTCGCCTCCCTGCGCTCACCGCAAAGATAGCTGTTCAGCGACTCCGGAAAGCAATAACACGTGGCGAACAGGGCAGCCGACGTGGTGACGATGTAACCGGGATCGGGTTTTCGGGGACGACGGTGCAATCGGCAGCATGGGATAACCACAAATTCCGAAGAAAGGATTCGTCGCTTGTTCCCGGGTAGTCTCGGAAGAATTTTCCGTCTGCGGACGGAAGGGCAGGGGACGCCACCCGATTAAATCGCTACAATAGCGGCCA is drawn from Thiohalomonas denitrificans and contains these coding sequences:
- a CDS encoding polysaccharide pyruvyl transferase family protein, which produces MTRNQYKYRIGITGSYGGLNLGDEAILQSIVTQLRESTEAEITVFSRDREDTRQRHAVDHAISTRRLSRDELSKLVEGLDLLIVGGGGLLFDAEARTFLREATLAQELGVPVMVYAIGAGPLRDAAVQTAVREVLDRTEVITVREAAARQVLEETGVRHDIQVTADPALLLKPEPLPRQALASENLKQDGPMVGMSVREPGAAAPDVSQDVYHQLLANAADYMVDRFGAQVVFIPMERGVLDMQHSHAVISKMLCPQSATVLKGEYTSGQLLTLIGHFDFAVGMRLHFLILAALGRVPFVALPYATKVGGFLEQIGAEMPPIDRVNAGRLLAHIDRSWDRRRSLANRIDRTVPMLQDRARESHRILMELLQRHHPG